Below is a window of Cytophaga hutchinsonii ATCC 33406 DNA.
TGACTGCCGGTGATGAAATACCCGATCGTGCAACAATATCAACAATTGTTTCAACCGTACCCAGCACATACGTTTCGTCTGGCATGGTACCGTTATGAATGATTGCAACGGGAAGTTTTGATTTTCCTTCAGCAATAAAGAGTTGAATAATATCGGCAAGTTTGGTCATGCCCATCAACACAACAACAGTGGCATTGGATTTAGCTGCAATCTGTATATCTGCGGAAAGCTGGTGATCGCGGGTAGTACCGGTCAATACCCAAAAACTATCATTCACGCCTCTGCGTGTAAGCGGGATGCGCTGTAGCTCCGGCACAGCAATGCTGCTGGAAATTCCGGGAATTACTTCTGTTGGAATGTTAAATGATTCTACATACAGCAGCTCTTCGTGGCCTCTTCCGAAGATAAACGGATCCCCTCCTTTTAAACGCACGACATGCCCATGCTTCAACGCATACTCTACCAACAACGCATTGATTTCATCCTGCGGAAACTGACATACACCTTTTTTCTTCCCGACAAAAACCTGTATGGCTGTGATCGGTGCAAAGCTCAGAATCTCTTTGTGTATTAACGCATCGTACAAAACTACATCAGCAGACGATAATGCACGCATGCCTTTTAAGGTAATCAATTCCGGATCGCCGGGACCGGCACCTACCAATGTTACCCGTGGTTCATGCATATTTAAACGGTTACAAGCGCAGCCGCTCTGTACGTTTTTATCTGTTGAACGAATTGTTCTGTATCAGCAATGTATTTATCAGCGAACTCTTTTGTCGGTTCATGCTCACTCATGCACAATACCTGGCTTGCAAATGAACCGCCTGCAATTGAGAATTTATTTGTACTTACTAAATGTTTGTCAAAATCATTGATCATAGCAATCTGTGTATTACATGCAACACCTTCGCCTGTTAAGATTGCTTTGGCGCCGCATACATACGTTGCATACGCAGCATAGATTGCATCTGCAGGTGTCGCATTTTGCTGTAAACGCTTAGACCATTTTAATTTTTCTTCCGTATCAAGAATCAATGTACCTACCAGATCAATCATTACACCGGCACATTCACCGACACCAACTTCTGTTACATATTTTTCATCGTGACCTAAATCGATGTAGTCCAGTTCTGTCAACGTTTCCAGATCAGACAACGGTTTTAATAATTTGTAGAAATACATTTTTTCCGCTGCAACCTGTCTTCTGTAATAATCGTTGAAATATTCCCCTTCCGTTGCATTCGTATCGTAGTCTGTTAAGATTTCACGAACAGCCTCTACACAACGTCTTGTAGGAAGTTTAAGAATTTTATCTGCAATCGTACCTGTGCCGTCCGGCTCCAGACCGCCGCCCAACATTACCTGCATCGCCGGCAATACATTCGTACCATTTTTGATCGACATACCATGGAAACCAATGTTTCCGATTGTATGCTGGCCGCACGCATTCATACAGCCACTGATTTTTATTTTAATATTTTTGTTGAATACGGTATCCGGAAATTCTTCCAGCAGCATTTTTTCAATTTCAACAGAAAGTCCTGTGCTGCTTGAAATACCAAGGTTACAGGTATCTGTACCCGGGCAAGCTGTAATATCGGCCATACTGTCAAAGCCCGGTTCAGCCAATCCGATTTCGTTTAATTCATTAAACAATGCTGGAAGTGCTTCTTTCTTTACAAACTTTAATAACCAGCCCTGGTTAACTGTGATGCGGACATCATCCGATGCATATTTTTTTACAATAGCAGCAAACACGCGTGCCTTGTCACTTTTCAAATCACCCAGGTGTTGTTTTAACTGAACACCAAAATACCCTTTTTGTTTTTGTTCAAATACATTTGCTTTAACAAAACGTTCAAACTTAACAGCATCTACCGGCGTTGCTTCCGTGAATGAAGTTACCGCAGGAAGAATGATTTCATCTACACGATTGCGGTCGATAACAACCGATTTATCTTTAATCGCGATACGTTCTTTCGCAACGTGCTCCATGAACGCTTCAACGCCGATACCATTTACTAAATATTTCAAACGCGCTTTATGACGTTTTGAACGTTCGCCAAAGCGGTCAAACACACGGATGACAGCTGTAGAGAAAGGAATCAGCTGATCTTCTTCCAGGAATTCGTGTACGTTATGCGCAACAAATGGCTGTGCACCCAAACCGCCTGCCAATAAAACTTTAAAACCTCTTACTTCTTTACCGTTTACCGTTTTCACACGCGGAATAAAACCAAGATCGTGAATGAAACCGAACGCAGTATCCGCTTCTGAGGTTGAAAATGATATTTTAAATTTACGGCCCATATCCTGACAGATCGGGTTACGTAAAAAATATTCGAACATGCTGTGTGCATACGGCGAAACATCAAACGGTTCGTTTGGATCAACACCGGCAGTATACGATGCCGTAATATTCCGAACCGCGTTACCGCAGGCTTCGCGAAGCGTTACACCAACTTCTTCCAGTTCATTCCAAACCAATGGGGCATTTTCAAGCTTCACATAGTGAAGCTGTATATCCTGGCGCGTTGTTAAATGCAGATTGCTTGAACCATATTTATCAGAAATATCAGCAATACGAATGATCTGATCTGTTGTAACTTTTCCGTATGGTAATTTAATACGAATCATTTGAACACCTTCCTGACGCTGGCCATAAACACCACGCGTTAAACGGAAAGAACGAAACTTTTCTGAATCAATCGTATTATCACGAAACCCTTTAATTTTCGTACTCAATTCAACAATATCTGCTTGCGCTGCCGCAGACACTTGAGGAGCAAAATTAAAACCTGCCGTTTCCTGTGTGTTATTACTCATAATGTATTGAAATTTCTTGATTTTGGGCCTGTATTGTACTCCTGAAAAGGAAAGTAACAGATGAATAGTTCAAATTTAATAAATATTTTACAAAAATAGATATTATCAAAATTTTATTTTAATTTTGTGGTAGTTAAACCCATTAAAACAAATTTAATTCCGTTTTATTTACAAATAGCAAATAATCGAATATGATCTTTCCCTCATGTTAAAACTATATTCGGCATAATACAGAATAACTGAAATAAAATTGGGAATTAGACACGTTTATCTTGTTTAATTTAAAACCGAAAAGCGATTCAATCTATATCACATTTCATACGATCCTTCATTATGGAAATCGAATTAAATCTTTTAAATAAAGCCTATCATTTTGAAGCAAAAAATGAACAGGGCAATGCTATATCCATAGATGCATCTCCGGCTATCGGAGGTGAGAACAACGGGCCGCGCCCGATGGAATTATTGATCATGGGCCTTGGCGGATGCAGCGGAATTGATGTATTAAGCATTCTGCGCAAACAGAAAATTGAACCGGAAGCTTTTCAGATCAAATTACATGCAGATCGTGAAAAAGATGCAATCCCTTCTTTGTTCACAGACATTATTGTTGAATTTATCTTCAAAGGCGACATCGATCCGGTTAAAGCAGAACGTGCGGTTAAATTGTCAATGGATAAATATTGTTCCGTAGCAAAAACGCTTGAAAAATCAGCGAACATAACCTATAAAATAACTGTCAATTAATTTTTTATTTTCCAATCTGGAAATAAAAAATTAAATACATCATTTAGCAGAACATCATTCATCATGGAATATACAAATTTCGAAACACTGGCCATCCGTACACAAACAGAAAGAAGTCAAAACAGAGAGCATAGTGCTCCGATTTACATGACCTCCAGTTTTGTATTTGAAGACGCAGAACAGGCAAGAGCCATGTTTGCTGATGAAGTAGGTGGAAATTTATATACCCGTTTTTCAAACCCGAACAATTCGGAATTCATTGAAAAAATGTGCCTGATGGAAGGCGCTGAAGATGGCTTTGCTACTGCTTCAGGCATGTCTGCCGTATTTTCAAGTATGGCACCGTTTCTCAACTCGGGCGATCATATTTTATTATGCAAATCTGTATTCGGATCAAGCTTGCAGATCGTAACACAGATATTTCCAAAATGGGGTATTGAATATACCTTTGCTCCGATTGACAAACCTGAAACATGGGAAAGCCTGATCAAACCAAATACAAAAATGGTTATGATCGAAACACCTTCAAATCCCGCGCTTGATTTAATTGATCTTGAATGGCTTTCTTCTTTGTGTAAAAAACACAAGATCTTACTAAATGTTGACAATTGTTTTGCAACACCATATTTGCAGAATCCAATTAAGTTAGGTGCTGATATTGTTACACATTCTGCTACTAAGTTTATTGACGGCCAGGGACGTGCCATCGGTGGTATCATCTTAGCATCCAAAGAACTGATCAAACAGGTACGTTTCTTTTGCAGACATACCGGACCGGCTCTGTCTCCCTTTAATTCCTGGATTTTTTCTAAAAGCCTTGAAACACTTGCTGTACGTATGGACAGACATTGTGAAAATGCATTGAAGCTTGCAACATTTTTAGAACAGCATCCGGATGTAGAGCTTGTGAAATATCCGTTTTTACCAAGCCATCCGCAATATCAATTAGCCAAAAAACAAATGCGTGCAGGCGGCGGTATTGTTACATTCATTATTAAAGGCGGTGTTGACAGAGGGCGTAAATTTCTGAATGCAACAGAAATGGCTTCTCATTCTGCAAACCTGGGTGATACACGCACTATTGTTACACACCCGGCATCTACGACACATTCAAAATTATCGGATGCAGACAGAGAGTCTGTAGGAATCTTCCCCGGCACGATCCGTATCTCTGTTGGGCTTGAACATTCGGATGATATAATCGCAGAAATCAGACAGGCATTGGAAAATTCCAAATAATATCCTTAATTTCGGGAATGGCTGACATTAAAAAAACGGTTTTTTCCATCCTTGAAAAAGATCCTAAAACCTCAGAGTTTGGTTGGATAGCAATGATTGTCAACTTTTCAATCGTTGCGTTAGTATTCTCAAACATCTTTGCCGTTATCATACAAACAGAAAAAAGTATCGCAACAAAATACGATACTTTTTTTTCGTTATTAGAAACCGTGTCTGTTGTCTTTTTTACAATCGAATACCTGCTTCGTGTCTGGATTTCAAACCTGCATAAAAGATTCAGCCACGTTGTCTGGGGACGGTTTAAATACACATTAACCCCGATCGCGATCGTTGATCTGTTGGCAATACTTCCGTTTTATTTAAACCTGTTATTTCCGATTGATTTCAGATTCATAACCATTCTGAGGTTCTTCCGGTTATTGCGGATCTTCAAACTAAGAAGATATTCGCAGGCGCTAAACACCTTATGGAAAGTTATTGTAGATAAAAAAGAAGAACTGGTTATAACTTTTGTAACCATACTGGGCCTGCTGATAGTTTCTGCTTCTTTAATGTATTATATTGAACGCACATCGCAACCTGAGTTATTCTCCAGTATACCTGCAACCATGTGGTGGAGTGTTTCAACATTAACAACCGTAGGTTATGGAGACATAGTGCCGATAACATCTTTTGGCAAATTACTTTCAGCCTGCATAGCTATGTTGGGTATTGCCATGTTTGCTTTGCCAGCCGCGCTGCTTTCCTCGGGCTTTACAGAACAGATAAAAAAACAACGCATAAAAAATACTATTCATACCTGTCCGCACTGTCAGGGAAAAATTAACGGAAAAGATTTATTCAATGATTAAAAAAGCAGCTCTATTCGCATCCATCATCGCCATATTATACATCTTATGGCTTTTTGTTATTATCAGCATTGATTTATCCAAAATCCAGACGGGGTTTAATATTCCATTGGTATTTAACAGCCTGCTCATCGGTATTCCGCTATACATCGGATTGTTATCCATTCGAAAACATGCATACAGCAATGAGATCAATTTTGCCCAGGCATTTTATGCAGGAATCACTATTTCTGTTTTCGCTGCGTTGTTGGTATTAATTCTGCTGGCATTGTGTGAAGTGGCAGGCATACTTATCCCCGATCTGATCGAAGATGCAATAAATCTACGGATACCGGAATTAATAAAAGAAAAGAAATCGCAGGCTGAAATTGATCAGTTCATTGCCAACGTAAAAGAACCCTATGTATATGCATTGGGCAATGGTATTCAGGTATTAATGATCTCTGCATTCTCTTCTACTATCCTGTCCTTATTCGTTCGTAATAAAGACACTTTCAATGAAAATAAATAACCGTAAACGAATATGAAGAAAATACTTATTATCACAAGCATTTTTATGAGCGCATCCTTTATCTCTTGTGCGCAGGTAGGAAAGATCAAAATTCCTTCATCCATTAAAAAAGCAACTGAATCAGCTGGCTTATCAGAAACAGACATTGCAAATGCCTTGAAAGAAGCATTAACAAAAGGGGCTAAGATGGCTGCAGATTCTCTGAATAAAACAGATGGGTATTATAAAAATCCGTTGTTAAAAATTCCTTTCCCGCCAGAATTGGCTAAGATGGAAAGTTCATTACGCAGCATCGGGCTAGGCGGAGAAATTGATAAATTTATTTTATCCATGAACCGTTCTGCAGAAAATGCTGCGATTGAATCCGCTCCTATTTTCACAAATGCCATTACGAAAATGTCTTTCGCTGATGCCAAGTCAATCCTACAGGGTTCGGATACAGCAGCAACAAGTTATTTAAGAAAATCAACGTATGACTCGTTATACCGTGTATTTACACCGCACATAAAAAAAGCATTGGACAACAATCTGGTAGCCTCGCAATGGGCAAACCTTACAACGAGATACAACAAACT
It encodes the following:
- the cobA gene encoding uroporphyrinogen-III C-methyltransferase, which gives rise to MHEPRVTLVGAGPGDPELITLKGMRALSSADVVLYDALIHKEILSFAPITAIQVFVGKKKGVCQFPQDEINALLVEYALKHGHVVRLKGGDPFIFGRGHEELLYVESFNIPTEVIPGISSSIAVPELQRIPLTRRGVNDSFWVLTGTTRDHQLSADIQIAAKSNATVVVLMGMTKLADIIQLFIAEGKSKLPVAIIHNGTMPDETYVLGTVETIVDIVARSGISSPAVIVIGEVVRLHPEYVLDEVQKIVGPEKES
- a CDS encoding nitrite reductase — protein: MSNNTQETAGFNFAPQVSAAAQADIVELSTKIKGFRDNTIDSEKFRSFRLTRGVYGQRQEGVQMIRIKLPYGKVTTDQIIRIADISDKYGSSNLHLTTRQDIQLHYVKLENAPLVWNELEEVGVTLREACGNAVRNITASYTAGVDPNEPFDVSPYAHSMFEYFLRNPICQDMGRKFKISFSTSEADTAFGFIHDLGFIPRVKTVNGKEVRGFKVLLAGGLGAQPFVAHNVHEFLEEDQLIPFSTAVIRVFDRFGERSKRHKARLKYLVNGIGVEAFMEHVAKERIAIKDKSVVIDRNRVDEIILPAVTSFTEATPVDAVKFERFVKANVFEQKQKGYFGVQLKQHLGDLKSDKARVFAAIVKKYASDDVRITVNQGWLLKFVKKEALPALFNELNEIGLAEPGFDSMADITACPGTDTCNLGISSSTGLSVEIEKMLLEEFPDTVFNKNIKIKISGCMNACGQHTIGNIGFHGMSIKNGTNVLPAMQVMLGGGLEPDGTGTIADKILKLPTRRCVEAVREILTDYDTNATEGEYFNDYYRRQVAAEKMYFYKLLKPLSDLETLTELDYIDLGHDEKYVTEVGVGECAGVMIDLVGTLILDTEEKLKWSKRLQQNATPADAIYAAYATYVCGAKAILTGEGVACNTQIAMINDFDKHLVSTNKFSIAGGSFASQVLCMSEHEPTKEFADKYIADTEQFVQQIKTYRAAALVTV
- a CDS encoding OsmC family protein, which encodes MEIELNLLNKAYHFEAKNEQGNAISIDASPAIGGENNGPRPMELLIMGLGGCSGIDVLSILRKQKIEPEAFQIKLHADREKDAIPSLFTDIIVEFIFKGDIDPVKAERAVKLSMDKYCSVAKTLEKSANITYKITVN
- a CDS encoding trans-sulfuration enzyme family protein, whose amino-acid sequence is MEYTNFETLAIRTQTERSQNREHSAPIYMTSSFVFEDAEQARAMFADEVGGNLYTRFSNPNNSEFIEKMCLMEGAEDGFATASGMSAVFSSMAPFLNSGDHILLCKSVFGSSLQIVTQIFPKWGIEYTFAPIDKPETWESLIKPNTKMVMIETPSNPALDLIDLEWLSSLCKKHKILLNVDNCFATPYLQNPIKLGADIVTHSATKFIDGQGRAIGGIILASKELIKQVRFFCRHTGPALSPFNSWIFSKSLETLAVRMDRHCENALKLATFLEQHPDVELVKYPFLPSHPQYQLAKKQMRAGGGIVTFIIKGGVDRGRKFLNATEMASHSANLGDTRTIVTHPASTTHSKLSDADRESVGIFPGTIRISVGLEHSDDIIAEIRQALENSK
- a CDS encoding ion transporter, producing the protein MADIKKTVFSILEKDPKTSEFGWIAMIVNFSIVALVFSNIFAVIIQTEKSIATKYDTFFSLLETVSVVFFTIEYLLRVWISNLHKRFSHVVWGRFKYTLTPIAIVDLLAILPFYLNLLFPIDFRFITILRFFRLLRIFKLRRYSQALNTLWKVIVDKKEELVITFVTILGLLIVSASLMYYIERTSQPELFSSIPATMWWSVSTLTTVGYGDIVPITSFGKLLSACIAMLGIAMFALPAALLSSGFTEQIKKQRIKNTIHTCPHCQGKINGKDLFND
- a CDS encoding DUF4199 domain-containing protein, which gives rise to MIKKAALFASIIAILYILWLFVIISIDLSKIQTGFNIPLVFNSLLIGIPLYIGLLSIRKHAYSNEINFAQAFYAGITISVFAALLVLILLALCEVAGILIPDLIEDAINLRIPELIKEKKSQAEIDQFIANVKEPYVYALGNGIQVLMISAFSSTILSLFVRNKDTFNENK
- a CDS encoding DUF4197 domain-containing protein, whose translation is MKKILIITSIFMSASFISCAQVGKIKIPSSIKKATESAGLSETDIANALKEALTKGAKMAADSLNKTDGYYKNPLLKIPFPPELAKMESSLRSIGLGGEIDKFILSMNRSAENAAIESAPIFTNAITKMSFADAKSILQGSDTAATSYLRKSTYDSLYRVFTPHIKKALDNNLVASQWANLTTRYNKLPTTKTKVNTDIVGFTTGRALKGLFVKVAEEEGKIRNDASARTSDLLKKVFGSQSK